A portion of the Streptomyces sp. NBC_00376 genome contains these proteins:
- a CDS encoding MbtH family protein, whose translation MSTNPFDDPEGRFLVLVNDEGQHSLWPSFAEVPGGWTIALDENGREACLDYIETHWTDLRPRSLAAATD comes from the coding sequence ATGAGCACCAACCCCTTCGACGACCCCGAAGGCCGCTTCCTGGTCCTGGTGAACGACGAGGGACAGCACTCGCTCTGGCCGTCCTTCGCGGAGGTACCCGGCGGATGGACGATCGCCCTCGACGAGAACGGCCGCGAGGCCTGCCTGGACTACATCGAGACCCACTGGACCGACCTGCGCCCCCGGTCCCTCGCGGCGGCCACCGACTGA
- a CDS encoding aminopeptidase P family protein, with translation MAKGRKNGLYSGISEELSALMRTGWADTERHDLQLDEQAPYAARRRTALSARFPGERLVIPSGNLKTRSNDDTYPFRPYTGYVHMTGDQARDGALVLEPRADGGHDAYCYQLPRDSRNNDEFWTGSTAELWMGRRRSLAESELVLGLPCRDVRTAAADLAAASGAPTRIVRGIDPSLEGAVTTDEERDAELEEALSDLRLVKDDWEIGELRKAVDSTVRGFTDAIGELSGAIETSERWIEGTFFRRARLEGNAVGYGSICAAGEHATIMHWTDNDGPVRPGELLLFDAGVETRTLYTADVTRTLPISGTFTPLQRKVYDAVYEAQEAGMAAVKPGAAYRDFHEASQRHLAVRLVEWGFIEGPADRAYELGLQRRFTMAGTGHMLGLDVHDCAHARNEEYVEGVLEPGMVLTVEPGLYFQPDDLTVPEEWRGIGVRIEDDLVVTEDGNENLSAGLPRSADEVEEWMARIAG, from the coding sequence GTGGCCAAGGGGCGAAAGAACGGTCTCTACTCAGGGATCTCCGAGGAACTGTCCGCTCTGATGCGGACGGGCTGGGCGGACACCGAGCGGCACGACCTGCAGCTCGACGAGCAGGCCCCGTACGCGGCCCGCCGCCGCACCGCGCTCTCCGCGCGCTTCCCGGGCGAGCGCCTCGTGATCCCCTCCGGGAACCTCAAGACCCGTTCGAACGACGACACCTACCCGTTCCGCCCGTACACGGGTTACGTGCACATGACCGGGGACCAGGCCCGGGACGGTGCTCTCGTCCTCGAACCCCGCGCGGACGGAGGCCATGACGCCTACTGCTACCAGCTGCCGCGGGACAGCAGGAACAACGACGAGTTCTGGACGGGCTCCACGGCCGAGCTGTGGATGGGCAGGCGCCGCTCCCTGGCCGAGTCGGAGCTGGTGCTCGGCCTGCCCTGCCGGGACGTCCGCACGGCGGCCGCCGACCTCGCCGCCGCCTCCGGTGCGCCGACCCGCATCGTCCGGGGCATCGACCCGTCCCTGGAGGGCGCCGTCACGACCGACGAGGAGCGCGACGCCGAACTCGAAGAGGCGCTCAGCGACCTCCGCCTCGTCAAGGACGACTGGGAGATCGGCGAGCTCCGCAAGGCCGTCGACTCCACGGTACGGGGATTCACCGACGCGATCGGTGAGCTCTCCGGCGCGATAGAGACGTCCGAGCGGTGGATCGAGGGCACCTTCTTCCGCCGCGCCCGCCTCGAGGGCAACGCGGTCGGCTACGGCTCGATCTGCGCCGCGGGCGAGCACGCCACGATCATGCACTGGACGGACAACGACGGTCCGGTGCGCCCGGGAGAGCTGCTCCTGTTCGACGCGGGCGTGGAGACGCGCACCCTCTACACCGCCGACGTCACCCGCACCCTGCCGATCAGCGGCACCTTCACTCCTCTGCAGCGCAAGGTCTACGACGCGGTGTACGAGGCCCAGGAGGCCGGCATGGCGGCTGTCAAGCCGGGCGCCGCGTACCGGGACTTCCACGAGGCCTCCCAGCGCCACCTGGCGGTACGACTGGTCGAGTGGGGCTTCATCGAGGGCCCCGCCGACCGCGCGTACGAGCTCGGCCTCCAGCGCCGCTTCACGATGGCCGGCACCGGCCACATGCTCGGCCTGGACGTCCACGACTGCGCGCATGCCCGCAACGAGGAGTACGTCGAGGGCGTGCTGGAGCCGGGCATGGTGCTCACCGTCGAGCCCGGCCTGTACTTCCAGCCGGACGACCTCACCGTGCCCGAGGAGTGGCGCGGCATCGGCGTCCGGATCGAGGACGACCTGGTCGTCACCGAGGACGGCAACGAGAACCTGTCGGCCGGACTGCCCAGGTCGGCGGACGAGGTCGAGGAGTGGATGGCCCGGATCGCGGGCTGA
- the argB gene encoding acetylglutamate kinase gives MGPVVTEGADAHPSARPLRRPEEPRGGTVVVKFGGNAMVDPELQRTFARDIVELWRTGLRPVVVHGGGPQISSMLDRLGLETRFEAGLRVTTPETMEVVRMVLSGRVQRELVGHINAHGPFAVGMTGEDAHTMTAVRRPARVDGRVVDIGLVGDIVDVNPGMVGALLEQGHIPVVSPVARGEDGQVYNVNADLAASALAVALDAERLVMLTDVAGLYADWPHSTEVIGRLTADALDGLLPGLAGGMLPKMEGCLRAVRGGVGRAQVLDGRVPHAVLHGVLGGPGPGTTVVPGDGPEHGSGTV, from the coding sequence ATGGGACCGGTCGTCACGGAGGGCGCGGATGCGCATCCGTCCGCCAGGCCGCTTCGCCGGCCGGAGGAACCGCGCGGCGGAACGGTCGTCGTCAAGTTCGGCGGCAACGCCATGGTGGACCCGGAACTGCAACGGACGTTCGCCCGCGACATCGTGGAGCTGTGGCGCACGGGACTGCGCCCGGTCGTCGTGCACGGGGGCGGGCCGCAGATCAGCTCGATGCTCGACCGCCTCGGCCTGGAGACCCGTTTCGAGGCGGGGCTGCGAGTGACCACCCCGGAGACCATGGAGGTGGTGCGCATGGTGCTGAGCGGCCGGGTCCAGCGGGAGCTGGTCGGCCACATCAACGCCCATGGGCCCTTCGCCGTCGGCATGACGGGCGAGGACGCGCACACCATGACGGCGGTACGGCGGCCGGCCCGGGTGGACGGCCGGGTGGTGGACATCGGTCTCGTCGGTGACATCGTGGACGTGAACCCGGGCATGGTGGGCGCGCTCCTGGAGCAGGGGCACATCCCGGTGGTCTCCCCCGTGGCACGCGGCGAGGACGGACAGGTCTACAACGTCAACGCCGACCTCGCGGCGTCCGCCCTCGCCGTGGCGCTCGATGCCGAGCGGCTGGTGATGCTCACCGATGTGGCGGGGCTGTACGCGGACTGGCCGCACAGCACCGAGGTGATCGGCCGGTTGACCGCCGACGCGCTGGACGGGCTGCTGCCGGGGCTGGCCGGCGGGATGCTGCCGAAGATGGAGGGCTGCCTGCGGGCCGTCCGCGGCGGCGTGGGCCGGGCGCAGGTGCTCGACGGCCGCGTGCCGCACGCCGTGCTCCACGGTGTCCTCGGCGGGCCCGGCCCCGGCACCACCGTGGTTCCCGGCGACGGCCCGGAGCACGGCAGCGGCACCGTCTGA
- a CDS encoding GNAT family N-acetyltransferase, producing MITATPRPAPPLPPAPFAPTHSVRPAHPQDAAALAGLSRPFVRSGSLRERPASLYAARAADFLVAQAPGSPLEGCVGLRVYPPGPGEGRGSVGVVYNFCVAAHRQGCGVGAGLLRALLATARARSLDALFTATTGGGDLFLRHGFATTTARPAPSSWVESLDPRRDARILAKIL from the coding sequence TTGATCACTGCCACGCCGCGCCCGGCTCCTCCGCTGCCGCCCGCGCCCTTTGCGCCGACACACTCCGTGCGCCCCGCCCACCCCCAGGACGCCGCCGCACTCGCCGGACTGTCCCGGCCCTTCGTGCGCTCGGGGTCGCTGCGGGAGCGGCCCGCCTCGCTCTACGCCGCCCGCGCGGCCGACTTCCTCGTGGCGCAGGCTCCCGGATCCCCGCTCGAAGGCTGCGTCGGCCTGCGGGTGTACCCGCCGGGTCCGGGGGAGGGCCGCGGGTCCGTGGGCGTCGTGTACAACTTCTGCGTCGCCGCGCACCGGCAGGGGTGCGGCGTGGGAGCCGGGCTCCTGCGCGCTCTGCTGGCCACGGCGCGCGCCCGGTCGCTGGACGCCCTGTTCACGGCGACGACCGGCGGTGGTGACCTGTTCCTCCGCCACGGCTTCGCGACCACGACCGCGCGTCCGGCGCCCTCGTCCTGGGTGGAGTCCCTGGACCCACGGCGCGACGCACGGATCCTCGCGAAGATCCTCTGA
- a CDS encoding LuxR family transcriptional regulator, with product MTNARLGEALRLLGIGHEASRVYPALLELAPAPLSAIAEAAGLDGADLAAAYGALVDAGLASAAEEGGDVVAPVPPAAGLEILARHRAAEVEESRITVGGAFESFRRQRLAAYNDDLVEVVTGEAIGPRMRQAWASAREQIRQLESPPYFPLPGATDDALATLARGVTQRVVYSRESLEHPGRLKDAIEPCIRAGEQARVLPSVPVKLMIIDEAYALVSLSIQEADVHNTMLIVQPCGLLSALMALFEQSWHNALPFHGRTTRPGGLQPADRRLLWLLAGGAGDDVIARELGISRRTLFRRLQVLMARLGAANRFQMALQAQRNGWL from the coding sequence ATGACGAACGCGAGACTCGGCGAGGCGCTTCGGCTGCTGGGCATCGGTCACGAGGCGAGCCGGGTCTATCCGGCACTGCTCGAACTGGCCCCCGCCCCGCTGAGTGCGATCGCAGAAGCGGCCGGTCTGGACGGTGCGGACCTGGCCGCCGCGTACGGGGCACTGGTCGATGCCGGTCTGGCCAGTGCCGCCGAGGAGGGCGGGGACGTGGTGGCCCCGGTTCCGCCGGCCGCCGGGCTGGAGATCCTCGCCCGGCACCGTGCGGCCGAGGTCGAGGAGTCGCGCATCACCGTCGGGGGCGCGTTCGAGTCGTTCCGGCGGCAGCGGCTCGCCGCGTACAACGACGATCTCGTGGAGGTCGTCACCGGCGAGGCCATCGGCCCCCGGATGCGTCAGGCCTGGGCGAGCGCCCGCGAGCAGATCCGGCAGTTGGAGTCACCGCCGTACTTCCCCCTGCCCGGAGCCACGGACGACGCGCTGGCCACCCTCGCCAGGGGCGTGACGCAGCGGGTCGTGTACTCGCGGGAGTCGCTGGAGCATCCGGGCCGCCTGAAGGATGCCATCGAGCCGTGCATCAGGGCCGGCGAGCAGGCCCGGGTGCTGCCGTCGGTGCCGGTCAAGCTCATGATCATCGACGAGGCGTACGCACTGGTGTCCCTGTCGATCCAGGAGGCGGACGTACACAACACCATGCTGATCGTGCAGCCGTGCGGGCTGCTCTCCGCACTCATGGCGCTGTTCGAGCAGTCCTGGCACAACGCGCTGCCGTTCCACGGCCGCACCACTCGCCCGGGCGGCCTGCAACCCGCCGACCGCCGTCTGCTGTGGCTCCTCGCCGGAGGCGCCGGCGACGACGTGATCGCCCGGGAACTGGGCATCAGCCGCCGCACGCTCTTCCGCCGCCTCCAGGTCCTGATGGCCCGGCTGGGCGCCGCGAACCGCTTCCAGATGGCCTTGCAGGCGCAGCGCAACGGATGGCTGTGA
- a CDS encoding Dyp-type peroxidase encodes MLAAGAVLAAGAGAAADELARGDRPAGRATAGSPPAESAIPFHGARQAGVTAPQQPATHLLSFDLPRTSAAADRKVLRSVLSALSSTLATAAADSPPDPRLQGGGTTRLASLVGVGPALAARLDLDVPASLAELPPFPGDRLDPHRSNGDVLVQLSAADRWTLTVVAELVGSAAQAAGAVPRWTQSGFLPHTPPGTTPRNLFGSKDGTANPDRAAAEQWVWGPPGAHGNGTVLVYRRIHMDVAGFAALSEERRDRVIGRRARDGVALTGTAERDEPDIYAKNPDGSYVIPATAHVRLASPRFDGGARMLRRSYSYDDGPSDRGLLFCAFMRDAAQFTRVQNRLAARDALNPFLQHRASAVAYVLPGAGSAGTLGERLWA; translated from the coding sequence ATGCTCGCCGCCGGAGCGGTGCTCGCCGCCGGGGCAGGAGCGGCGGCCGACGAACTGGCGAGGGGCGACCGGCCGGCCGGCCGGGCCACCGCCGGCTCCCCGCCGGCCGAGTCCGCGATTCCCTTCCACGGCGCCCGGCAGGCAGGTGTCACGGCGCCCCAGCAGCCGGCGACGCACCTGCTCTCCTTCGACCTCCCCCGGACCTCGGCCGCCGCCGACCGGAAGGTTCTTCGCAGCGTCCTCTCCGCGCTGAGCAGCACACTCGCCACCGCGGCCGCCGACTCCCCGCCGGACCCGCGGCTCCAGGGCGGTGGCACGACCCGGCTCGCCTCCCTGGTCGGCGTCGGCCCCGCCCTCGCCGCCCGGCTCGACCTCGATGTCCCCGCCTCGCTGGCGGAGTTACCGCCGTTCCCCGGCGACCGCCTCGACCCGCACCGCAGCAACGGCGACGTCCTGGTCCAGCTGAGCGCGGCCGACCGCTGGACGCTCACCGTCGTCGCCGAACTCGTCGGCAGTGCCGCACAGGCCGCCGGTGCGGTGCCGCGCTGGACCCAGTCCGGCTTCCTGCCCCACACTCCCCCGGGCACCACCCCGCGCAACCTGTTCGGCTCCAAGGACGGCACCGCCAACCCCGATCGCGCGGCGGCCGAGCAGTGGGTCTGGGGCCCACCGGGAGCCCACGGGAACGGCACCGTTCTGGTCTACCGCCGGATCCACATGGACGTCGCCGGCTTCGCGGCCCTCTCCGAGGAGCGGCGCGACCGCGTGATCGGCCGCCGTGCCCGTGACGGAGTCGCCCTCACCGGCACCGCCGAGCGCGACGAGCCGGACATCTACGCCAAGAACCCCGACGGTTCCTACGTCATCCCCGCCACCGCCCACGTGCGCCTCGCCAGCCCCCGCTTCGACGGCGGTGCCCGTATGCTCCGTCGCAGTTACAGCTACGACGACGGACCGAGCGACCGCGGCCTCCTCTTCTGTGCCTTCATGCGCGACGCCGCCCAGTTCACCCGCGTCCAGAACCGGCTGGCCGCCCGTGACGCGCTCAACCCGTTCCTCCAGCACCGGGCCTCGGCCGTGGCCTACGTCCTGCCCGGTGCCGGATCCGCCGGGACTCTCGGTGAACGGCTCTGGGCATGA
- a CDS encoding ABC transporter ATP-binding protein — translation MTTPDTQRPRPGARILRTALGRNVGAMVRGTVLMGLYQAGETAFPIALGLIVEHTMQDRSPAALGLSIGALAVIITTVSLSWRFGMRVLQKANTTEAHRWRVQVAACGLQPVARDIDLKSGEVLTIATEDADQTADIIEVVPLLISSLVAVVVAALALGLADIRLGLLVIVGTVAILSILAVMSKRIGASTREQQARVARAGAKVADLITGLRPLHGFGGNHAAFGSYRKVSRDARHQAITVARVNGAYAGTALALNAVLAAAVSLTAGWLAFDGRITIGELVMAVGLAQFIIEPLKMFSEMPKYVMMARASAERMALVLTAQPVTAPGTRRPVAGGGLAVDGVRYGALRGLEFEVAAGEFVAIAAYRPRAAADLASLLAVRVAPEAYGGVVRVGGQALADLSVEAVREHMLVNPYDGEIFAGTLRTNIDPSGTSRTIAEAVEASMLTDVVALHRDGLDYAVRDRGANLSGGQRQRLSLARALAADSEVLVLHNPTTAVDAVTEQLIARNVAKLRRGRTTVVITSSPALLDAADRVLVLDDGVITAQDTHRNLLAGDENYCLAVAR, via the coding sequence ATGACAACTCCTGACACGCAGCGCCCCCGGCCGGGGGCCCGGATCCTGCGGACCGCGCTCGGCCGCAACGTCGGCGCCATGGTCCGGGGCACCGTCCTCATGGGCCTGTACCAGGCGGGGGAGACGGCCTTCCCCATCGCGCTCGGCCTGATCGTCGAGCACACCATGCAGGACCGGAGCCCGGCCGCGCTCGGCCTGTCGATCGGCGCGCTGGCCGTGATCATCACGACGGTCTCGCTGTCGTGGCGGTTCGGGATGCGCGTCCTGCAGAAGGCCAACACGACCGAGGCGCACCGCTGGCGGGTGCAGGTGGCCGCCTGCGGGCTCCAGCCGGTGGCCAGGGACATCGACCTGAAGTCCGGCGAGGTGCTGACCATCGCCACCGAGGACGCCGACCAGACCGCCGACATCATCGAGGTGGTGCCGCTGCTGATCAGCTCCCTGGTCGCGGTGGTGGTCGCGGCGCTCGCGCTGGGTCTGGCCGACATCCGGCTCGGCCTGCTGGTGATCGTGGGGACCGTCGCGATCCTCTCCATCCTCGCCGTGATGTCCAAGCGGATCGGCGCCAGCACCCGTGAACAGCAGGCCCGGGTGGCGCGGGCGGGCGCGAAGGTCGCCGACCTGATCACCGGCCTGCGCCCGCTGCACGGCTTCGGCGGCAACCACGCGGCGTTCGGCTCCTACCGGAAGGTCAGCAGGGACGCGCGGCACCAGGCGATCACCGTCGCCAGGGTGAACGGCGCGTACGCGGGCACCGCACTGGCCCTCAACGCGGTGCTCGCCGCCGCAGTGTCACTGACGGCGGGCTGGCTGGCGTTCGACGGCCGGATCACCATCGGGGAACTCGTCATGGCGGTGGGCCTCGCGCAGTTCATCATCGAACCGCTCAAGATGTTCTCGGAGATGCCCAAGTACGTGATGATGGCGCGTGCCTCGGCCGAGCGGATGGCACTGGTCCTGACCGCGCAGCCGGTGACGGCTCCCGGGACGCGACGCCCAGTGGCGGGCGGCGGCCTGGCGGTGGACGGCGTCCGGTACGGGGCGCTGCGCGGGCTGGAGTTCGAGGTGGCCGCCGGGGAGTTCGTGGCGATCGCCGCGTACCGGCCGCGCGCGGCGGCCGACCTCGCCTCGCTCCTCGCGGTGAGGGTCGCGCCCGAGGCGTACGGGGGAGTGGTGCGGGTCGGCGGACAGGCGCTGGCGGACCTGTCGGTCGAGGCGGTCCGCGAGCACATGCTGGTGAACCCGTACGACGGGGAGATCTTCGCGGGCACGCTCCGCACGAACATCGACCCGTCGGGAACGAGCCGGACGATCGCCGAGGCCGTCGAGGCGTCCATGCTGACCGATGTCGTCGCCCTCCACCGCGACGGGCTCGACTACGCGGTCCGCGACCGCGGGGCGAACCTCTCCGGGGGCCAGCGGCAGCGGCTGTCCCTGGCCCGCGCCCTGGCCGCCGACTCCGAAGTGCTGGTCCTGCACAACCCGACGACGGCGGTGGACGCGGTCACCGAGCAGCTCATCGCCCGCAACGTCGCGAAGCTGCGCCGGGGCCGCACCACGGTCGTGATCACCAGCAGTCCGGCCCTCCTGGACGCCGCCGACCGGGTGCTCGTCCTGGACGACGGCGTCATCACCGCCCAGGACACCCACCGCAACCTCCTGGCCGGCGACGAGAACTACTGCCTGGCCGTGGCCCGTTGA
- a CDS encoding alpha/beta hydrolase-fold protein, whose protein sequence is MRPVTERVRDEDGGNAFAGFGLHGRPGTDEFWAAVRTPVPVPAGDGGWRTLFLWRGSEALIDFESWSQPIPLRRWADTDCWYAEVRMPARLRVTYRFIAGGAACADPFNPVGASADRSIAATPDAPDQPHWPVVGADDVLPLPRTRIRWASERLGGRRTVRVHPVGGGGPVVLLLDGDDWLHLHPAMTAFDSAAACGEIPPVTLVFLPAKDRQAEFGCRPELWEAVRDELLPLVAESGVPADPGRLVVAGQSLGGLSALYAALEFPDLVSRVACQSPSFWWSPGAEDLPDPLGGPVGGAVAARLRRRPDLSGLRCAFDVGEHETRMLPHCELTEALTEQAGATVRVSRSASDHDRAGWRHALLRDVAWALL, encoded by the coding sequence ATGCGCCCGGTGACCGAGCGGGTCCGCGACGAGGACGGGGGCAACGCCTTCGCCGGGTTCGGACTGCACGGCAGGCCCGGCACCGACGAGTTCTGGGCGGCGGTACGGACACCGGTGCCCGTACCTGCCGGTGACGGCGGCTGGCGGACCCTGTTCCTGTGGCGCGGGTCCGAGGCGCTGATCGACTTCGAGAGCTGGTCGCAGCCGATCCCCCTGCGCCGGTGGGCCGATACCGACTGCTGGTACGCCGAAGTGCGCATGCCCGCGCGGCTGCGGGTGACCTACCGGTTCATCGCGGGCGGCGCGGCCTGTGCAGATCCGTTCAACCCGGTCGGTGCGAGCGCCGACCGGTCCATCGCCGCGACGCCGGACGCCCCGGACCAGCCGCACTGGCCCGTTGTCGGCGCCGACGACGTGCTGCCGCTCCCCCGCACCCGGATCCGCTGGGCGAGCGAGCGGCTCGGCGGGCGGCGCACCGTGCGCGTCCACCCGGTGGGCGGCGGCGGGCCGGTGGTCCTGCTGCTCGACGGGGACGACTGGCTGCATCTGCACCCGGCGATGACCGCGTTCGACTCGGCCGCCGCCTGCGGCGAGATCCCGCCCGTCACCCTGGTCTTCCTTCCGGCCAAGGACCGGCAGGCCGAGTTCGGGTGCAGGCCCGAGCTGTGGGAGGCGGTCCGGGACGAACTCCTGCCGCTGGTCGCGGAGTCCGGCGTGCCCGCCGACCCCGGCCGGCTGGTGGTCGCGGGGCAGAGCCTGGGCGGGCTGAGCGCGCTGTACGCGGCGCTGGAGTTCCCGGACCTGGTCTCGCGGGTCGCCTGCCAGTCACCGTCCTTCTGGTGGTCGCCGGGGGCCGAGGACCTGCCGGACCCGTTGGGCGGTCCGGTCGGCGGCGCCGTCGCCGCGCGGCTGCGGCGCCGCCCCGACCTGTCCGGTCTGCGCTGCGCGTTCGATGTCGGGGAGCACGAGACGCGGATGCTGCCGCACTGCGAGCTGACCGAGGCGCTGACCGAACAGGCCGGCGCGACGGTACGGGTGTCGCGGTCGGCCTCGGATCACGACCGGGCGGGCTGGCGCCACGCCCTGCTCAGGGACGTCGCCTGGGCCCTGCTCTGA
- a CDS encoding right-handed parallel beta-helix repeat-containing protein, with product MLRLSIVVVPLALAATGCSGTEPTPADARHPAGSVLRVPQDFRSVQQAVDTAREGETVLIGPGVYRESVRITKPRVVLRGTDRNKVVFDGGVRLANGITVTGAGSVVENLTVHGYLANGVLFTGVTDERLQQRGAGGSAYDPLDTTRFPPVRGFRATRVTAYNNGLYGIYAFDARDGVIEDSYASGHADSGIYVGQCKPCSTVVRGNTVERNAVGIELTNASDGLSVLGNRVARNRVGVTVNSNDLEALAPQHGAVIAGNVVADNNAADTPEQADGGFGIGIGIGGGTANRVQRNLVRGNRAAGVVVTDPPGHPASGNRVEGNRATGNGIDLVLASVDPGNCFAGNRPDTQSPDGLEGRAGCGTRGRGTLPTGRTASVQPPPGVPFSQVPAPPAQPSMPDPTAPGSPATGLPGAVDPAAYPLPKDVDAVPRPR from the coding sequence GTGTTGCGTCTGTCGATAGTGGTCGTCCCGCTCGCGCTGGCGGCCACCGGATGTTCCGGCACGGAGCCGACCCCCGCCGACGCGCGGCATCCGGCGGGGAGTGTGCTGCGCGTTCCACAGGATTTCCGCTCGGTGCAGCAGGCGGTGGACACCGCTCGTGAGGGCGAGACGGTGCTGATCGGCCCCGGCGTGTACCGGGAGAGCGTGCGTATCACCAAGCCCCGCGTGGTACTGCGCGGAACGGACCGCAACAAGGTGGTCTTCGACGGCGGTGTGCGTCTGGCCAACGGCATCACCGTGACCGGCGCGGGCTCGGTGGTGGAGAACCTCACCGTGCACGGCTACCTCGCCAACGGCGTGCTGTTCACCGGCGTCACCGACGAGCGGTTGCAGCAGCGCGGGGCCGGCGGCTCCGCCTACGACCCGCTGGACACCACCCGTTTCCCTCCCGTCCGCGGCTTCCGCGCGACCCGGGTCACGGCGTACAACAACGGCCTGTACGGCATCTACGCCTTTGACGCGCGCGACGGCGTGATCGAGGACTCCTACGCCTCCGGGCACGCCGACTCCGGCATCTACGTCGGCCAGTGCAAGCCCTGCTCCACCGTCGTCCGCGGCAACACCGTGGAGCGCAACGCGGTCGGCATCGAACTGACCAATGCCTCGGACGGCCTGTCGGTGCTGGGCAATCGCGTCGCCCGCAACCGGGTCGGCGTCACGGTCAACTCCAACGACCTGGAGGCCCTCGCCCCGCAGCACGGCGCGGTGATCGCGGGCAACGTGGTGGCCGACAACAACGCCGCCGACACACCCGAGCAGGCGGACGGGGGCTTCGGTATCGGTATCGGCATCGGCGGCGGCACCGCGAACCGCGTCCAGCGCAACCTGGTCCGGGGCAACCGGGCGGCCGGAGTGGTCGTCACCGACCCGCCGGGGCACCCGGCGAGCGGCAACCGTGTCGAAGGCAACCGTGCCACCGGCAACGGCATCGACCTCGTGCTGGCCTCGGTCGACCCCGGCAACTGTTTCGCGGGCAACCGGCCCGACACCCAGAGCCCGGACGGCCTGGAGGGACGCGCGGGCTGCGGCACCCGTGGCAGGGGCACGCTGCCCACCGGCCGGACCGCGTCGGTGCAGCCGCCGCCCGGCGTCCCGTTCAGCCAGGTGCCGGCCCCACCCGCCCAGCCGTCCATGCCGGATCCGACGGCCCCGGGCAGCCCGGCGACCGGCCTGCCCGGGGCCGTCGACCCGGCCGCGTACCCGCTCCCGAAGGACGTGGACGCCGTGCCGCGCCCGCGCTGA